One genomic region from Dehalobacter restrictus DSM 9455 encodes:
- the dapA gene encoding 4-hydroxy-tetrahydrodipicolinate synthase, which produces MFGSVLTAMVTPFNDKLEIDYPAAAILARYLVENGTEGIVVAGTTGESPNLTGEEKLNLFTTVKEAVGDTCKVIAGVGTYSTRESVELAEKVSNQLDGIMAVVPYYSKPSQEGLYEHFKAIAAATDLPVMLYNIPGRTVINLLPSTVAKLAGISNIVCIKEAAGSMDQVSELKKELSSTFAIYSGDDSLTLPMLSLGGAGIVSVASHLIGTQMQKMVAAFKAGDMEKALKWHLLLFPIFKGMFVATNPVPVKYLLNEVGIKAGGYRLPIVGPTQTEQASLKELLTNIRNLPEEV; this is translated from the coding sequence ATGTTTGGCAGCGTTTTAACCGCTATGGTGACACCATTTAACGATAAGCTGGAGATCGATTATCCTGCGGCCGCAATACTGGCCAGATATTTGGTTGAAAACGGCACAGAAGGGATCGTCGTAGCCGGAACAACCGGTGAGAGCCCTAATCTGACCGGTGAAGAAAAGCTTAACCTTTTTACGACGGTGAAAGAAGCAGTTGGGGATACGTGTAAAGTCATTGCAGGCGTGGGTACCTATTCCACGCGTGAAAGCGTTGAACTTGCTGAAAAAGTCTCAAACCAGCTCGATGGCATTATGGCAGTGGTTCCGTATTACAGCAAACCTTCCCAGGAAGGTCTTTATGAGCATTTTAAAGCCATCGCAGCGGCCACAGACCTGCCTGTGATGCTTTATAACATACCAGGAAGGACAGTCATCAACCTTCTTCCTTCTACAGTCGCCAAACTAGCTGGAATCTCAAATATTGTCTGCATTAAAGAAGCAGCAGGATCGATGGACCAGGTCAGTGAACTGAAAAAGGAACTGTCTTCGACCTTTGCGATTTATTCGGGCGATGATTCATTGACCTTGCCGATGCTGTCTCTAGGCGGGGCAGGGATCGTAAGTGTCGCTTCTCATCTGATCGGTACCCAGATGCAAAAAATGGTTGCTGCGTTTAAGGCCGGCGATATGGAGAAAGCTTTAAAATGGCATCTGCTGTTGTTCCCAATCTTTAAAGGGATGTTCGTGGCAACAAATCCAGTGCCTGTGAAGTATCTGCTGAATGAAGTCGGCATCAAAGCCGGGGGCTACCGGTTGCCTATCGTTGGCCCGACCCAGACGGAACAGGCTTCCTTAAAAGAATTGCTCACGAATATCCGAAATCTGCCTGAAGAGGTCTGA
- a CDS encoding ribonuclease J produces the protein MPKEHKLQIIPLGGLGEIGKNMTLIKYDNQMIMIDAGMAFPEDDMPGIDLVIPDYSYVIENKDMLLGIMVTHGHEDHIGTFPYLLKDIDAPVFAPKLTLGLIQAKLKECNVNRFKSTVVNPGESIKLGVFKIDFIRVNHSIPDSVSLAIHTPLGVIVHTGDFKLDHTPVTSEILDIYKFSELGEKGVLCLMSDSTNVERPGFTMSERVVGQMFDDVFRTAKERIILASFASNIHRVQQVITAAFKTNRKVAIVGRSMQNYASIAAEYGYLIIPEGTLVDVEEVLQLPPNQVCIITTGSQGEPMSALSRMASSDHKQVEILPGDTVIISASPIPGNEKSVARTIDQLFKLGANVIHEQASGVHVSGHGSQEELKMMLNMVRPQYFVPVHGEYRMLIKHGQIAEQLGISHKNIFIAENGSVIEFTRNGAGIAGKVPSGRILVDGLGVGDVGNIVLRDRKQLSQDGILIVVIALSRSTNEIVAGPDIVTRGFVYVRESETMLDEAKEKIRQTTERCIENGIIEWVTLKNQIKDVLGKHLYEKTKRKPVILPIIQEVK, from the coding sequence TTGCCAAAAGAACACAAACTGCAAATTATCCCTTTAGGCGGATTGGGTGAAATCGGGAAAAACATGACGCTGATAAAGTATGACAACCAGATGATCATGATTGATGCCGGTATGGCTTTCCCTGAAGATGACATGCCCGGAATTGATCTGGTCATCCCTGACTATTCCTATGTCATCGAAAACAAGGACATGCTGCTCGGGATTATGGTGACCCATGGTCATGAAGATCATATCGGCACATTCCCCTATCTTCTGAAGGACATAGACGCGCCTGTATTTGCGCCAAAACTTACCTTGGGACTGATCCAGGCCAAATTAAAGGAGTGCAATGTCAACCGGTTTAAATCGACTGTCGTCAATCCTGGAGAGAGTATCAAGCTTGGCGTTTTTAAAATTGATTTTATCCGGGTCAACCACAGCATACCTGATTCTGTGAGTCTGGCTATCCATACACCCCTCGGTGTGATCGTCCATACCGGAGATTTTAAACTGGATCATACCCCCGTTACATCGGAGATCCTAGATATTTATAAATTCTCCGAATTGGGTGAAAAAGGCGTACTCTGCTTAATGTCCGACAGCACGAATGTAGAAAGGCCTGGTTTTACGATGTCGGAGAGAGTGGTCGGACAGATGTTCGACGATGTATTCCGCACCGCCAAGGAAAGAATCATTTTAGCCAGCTTTGCTTCGAATATCCATCGCGTGCAGCAGGTCATCACCGCTGCTTTCAAAACGAACAGGAAGGTTGCCATTGTCGGCAGGAGCATGCAGAATTACGCCTCAATCGCTGCTGAATATGGCTATCTGATCATTCCAGAAGGAACGCTGGTCGATGTAGAAGAGGTTCTCCAGCTGCCACCGAATCAGGTCTGTATTATTACAACAGGGAGTCAGGGGGAACCGATGTCGGCACTTTCCCGCATGGCTTCCAGCGACCATAAACAGGTCGAGATCCTGCCAGGTGATACGGTGATTATCTCCGCGAGTCCGATTCCGGGAAATGAGAAATCGGTGGCCCGAACCATCGATCAGTTGTTTAAACTCGGCGCCAATGTGATCCACGAACAAGCATCAGGCGTCCATGTTTCCGGTCATGGCAGTCAGGAAGAATTAAAGATGATGCTGAATATGGTAAGACCGCAGTATTTTGTGCCTGTGCACGGTGAGTACCGCATGCTGATTAAGCATGGCCAGATTGCCGAACAGCTTGGAATTTCGCATAAAAATATTTTTATTGCCGAAAATGGAAGTGTCATTGAGTTCACCAGAAATGGAGCAGGTATCGCCGGGAAAGTGCCATCCGGCAGAATTTTAGTGGACGGGCTTGGTGTAGGGGACGTCGGCAATATTGTGCTGCGCGACCGCAAACAGCTGTCTCAGGACGGTATTTTAATCGTAGTTATTGCGCTGAGCCGTTCCACCAATGAAATTGTTGCCGGGCCTGATATTGTGACCAGGGGATTCGTCTATGTCAGAGAATCCGAGACAATGCTGGATGAGGCTAAAGAGAAAATCAGACAGACCACCGAACGCTGCATCGAGAACGGTATTATTGAATGGGTCACACTCAAAAATCAGATTAAAGACGTTCTAGGCAAGCATCTGTATGAAAAAACGAAAAGAAAACCGGTCATCCTGCCAATCATTCAGGAAGTGAAATAA
- the dapG gene encoding aspartate kinase — protein sequence MRILVQKFGGTSLANPERRAQVAAKVSEAINQGFSPVVVVSAIGRSGDPYATDTLIKMVSSIYSEVPKREMDLLLSCGEIISGSIMVSTLQGLGLEAVLLTGGQAGIITNSSFGDARIVRIEPENILEQLKEGKVVVITGFQGMTENGQITTLGRGGSDTTACSIGVALNAEAIDIYTDVEGIMTADPRIVQDAKILDVITYNDICHLAHQGAKVIHPRAVEIAMQKNIPLRVKCTFSDAPGTLVTNVQPDLAEGSDMIGDRIITGIAHTPNVTQIKIHVQEEENKPKAITKIFKGMALADISVDFISVQPETVLYTVRDELAKKAVNILKNLGFNPESAPGCAKIALVGGGIADVPGVMANMAEALAESGIEILQSADSHTTIWVLVKKEHMVPAVQSLHKKFELGI from the coding sequence TTGCGTATATTGGTTCAAAAATTTGGCGGAACTTCCCTGGCCAATCCGGAAAGAAGAGCGCAGGTCGCTGCTAAGGTTTCCGAGGCTATTAATCAAGGGTTTTCGCCTGTGGTTGTTGTTTCTGCAATCGGGCGTTCGGGAGATCCCTATGCGACCGATACGCTGATTAAGATGGTTTCAAGCATTTATTCCGAAGTGCCCAAAAGAGAAATGGATTTACTCTTAAGTTGCGGGGAAATCATTTCCGGCAGCATTATGGTTAGCACGCTGCAGGGTCTGGGGTTGGAAGCTGTTCTTTTAACGGGTGGACAGGCCGGCATTATCACCAACAGCAGTTTTGGCGATGCAAGAATTGTCAGAATCGAACCGGAAAATATCCTGGAGCAGCTGAAAGAAGGCAAGGTTGTCGTCATTACGGGCTTCCAAGGTATGACCGAAAACGGACAAATTACAACCCTGGGCAGAGGCGGAAGCGACACAACGGCTTGTTCGATTGGTGTCGCACTAAATGCTGAAGCAATTGATATTTATACGGACGTCGAAGGTATTATGACCGCAGACCCCCGGATCGTTCAGGACGCCAAAATCCTTGACGTGATCACCTATAATGATATCTGCCATCTGGCGCATCAGGGAGCCAAAGTCATCCATCCGCGCGCCGTGGAAATCGCGATGCAGAAGAATATCCCATTGCGGGTAAAATGTACGTTTTCCGATGCTCCAGGAACGCTGGTCACCAATGTTCAGCCCGACCTCGCGGAGGGTTCGGACATGATCGGCGACAGGATTATTACAGGGATTGCACATACCCCGAATGTCACCCAGATCAAGATCCACGTTCAAGAAGAAGAAAATAAACCCAAAGCGATCACCAAAATATTCAAGGGGATGGCTTTAGCGGATATTAGTGTCGATTTCATCAGCGTTCAACCAGAAACTGTCCTGTATACAGTTCGTGATGAGCTGGCAAAGAAAGCCGTCAATATTTTAAAGAATCTGGGTTTCAACCCTGAATCCGCGCCAGGATGCGCCAAAATTGCGCTCGTCGGCGGGGGAATTGCCGATGTGCCCGGTGTCATGGCCAATATGGCAGAAGCACTTGCTGAGAGCGGCATTGAGATTCTTCAGTCCGCTGACTCTCATACCACGATCTGGGTACTTGTCAAAAAAGAACATATGGTTCCGGCTGTGCAGTCTTTGCACAAAAAATTTGAGCTTGGTATTTGA